One genomic region from Gemmobacter aquarius encodes:
- a CDS encoding sensor histidine kinase: MRFALSLSAVFVIATFAAGGLSWLFVSQELSRRLQTDVQSAAGALAGIAEAGDRTDLSEQITAQARAVRDGATLYAFVDGETGKITGSLQLAAPFEGAKQLSPDRDFPPPLSSGRPHEDPYLAYGIRTPLGWVIVAHDTQGIVETGEIMVRATGAATVAALILSLGLALVIARRTGARIGRMESVLDAIGNGNLARRIGDTGNDDLADLARRVDLMLDRLQRSIAAIRQVSTDVAHDLRAPLARLRMRLEPHALSPAVPGAIRAEIGQALEDIDGISATFDAILRLSRLESGTAEARSETVNLTALTQSVHDILEPAANDMGHSLMLDSGPGNVTVTGDQDLLMQALVNLVDNALRHCPPPARVTLSLREGPHGPTLAVTDDGPGIPAADRARVLDRFVRLDASRTVPGSGLGLSLVAAIARHHGARMSLTDNHPGLRVSLSFRQSAQDLTSG, from the coding sequence ATGCGATTTGCGCTGTCGCTGTCGGCAGTCTTCGTGATCGCCACATTCGCGGCGGGCGGGCTGTCATGGCTTTTCGTGTCGCAGGAACTGTCCCGCCGCCTGCAAACCGATGTGCAAAGCGCGGCCGGGGCCTTGGCTGGCATCGCCGAGGCAGGCGACCGCACCGACCTTTCCGAACAGATCACGGCACAGGCCCGCGCCGTGCGCGACGGCGCGACGCTTTACGCCTTTGTCGATGGCGAAACCGGCAAGATCACCGGCTCGTTGCAACTCGCCGCCCCGTTCGAGGGCGCAAAACAGCTTTCCCCCGATCGCGATTTCCCGCCGCCCCTGTCCAGCGGACGCCCGCACGAGGACCCCTATCTCGCCTATGGCATCCGCACGCCGCTGGGTTGGGTGATCGTGGCGCATGATACGCAAGGCATCGTGGAAACCGGCGAAATCATGGTTCGCGCGACCGGTGCCGCCACGGTTGCCGCGCTGATCCTGTCGCTTGGCCTTGCGCTCGTCATCGCCCGCCGGACCGGGGCGCGCATCGGCAGGATGGAAAGCGTGCTCGACGCGATCGGGAACGGCAACCTTGCCCGCCGGATCGGCGACACCGGCAATGACGATCTGGCCGATCTTGCCCGCCGCGTCGACCTGATGCTCGACCGGTTGCAAAGGAGCATCGCGGCGATAAGGCAAGTGTCGACCGATGTCGCCCATGACCTGCGCGCACCGCTTGCGCGGCTGCGGATGCGGCTTGAACCCCATGCGCTTTCACCCGCCGTCCCCGGTGCCATTCGGGCCGAGATCGGGCAGGCGCTGGAGGACATCGACGGTATCTCTGCCACGTTCGACGCGATCCTTCGCCTGTCCCGGCTCGAGTCCGGCACGGCCGAGGCGCGGTCCGAGACGGTGAACCTGACCGCCCTGACGCAAAGCGTGCATGACATTCTGGAACCCGCGGCGAACGATATGGGCCATAGCCTTATGCTTGACAGCGGGCCGGGCAACGTGACCGTGACGGGGGATCAGGACTTGCTGATGCAGGCTTTGGTCAACCTCGTCGACAATGCCCTGCGCCATTGTCCGCCACCGGCCCGCGTCACGCTTTCCCTGCGTGAGGGGCCGCACGGCCCGACCCTTGCCGTGACCGATGACGGCCCGGGTATTCCGGCGGCCGACCGTGCGCGGGTGCTGGATCGCTTCGTGCGTCTGGATGCCAGCCGGACAGTCCCGGGAAGTGGGCTGGGCCTCTCGCTTGTTGCAGCCATTGCGCGGCACCACGGCGCCAGAATGTCCCTGACAGACAACCACCCGGGCCTTCGGGTTTCCCTGTCATTCCGACAAAGCGCACAAGACCTCACGTCAGGGTGA
- a CDS encoding beta strand repeat-containing protein, producing MSRIKFNRALLGTTALIVVSVAVNLPQPTWADPITVSTSEASVSNADTISGGETALIVTNTGSIGTFTNTGTLSGTPNGGSNNGSIGSFVNDGLISGSEKGMGNQSTITSLTNSATGTIMGGTAAGLQNDTSMGTITNAGVISSGSAGAANYGTLGLLSNSGSISGGPQGLFNSGSITSITNSGRLTAPQSAIGLSGSVGSLTNSGFIGGGSNGINLEGSLGTLVNEAGGTLGGNFALSLSGSLGGFSNSGIVSGIIVNTSSNALTISGGAGTVTGTLTGAIPSNRGSIVNTLSNLVFTGGNLLLNDNINATGHTVSNTGANLSIANSINIAGAFSQSAGTLNIDLISGRLAISGAATLSGGTIMSSFQSTGNYLVGTRTLVSATSLNLSGATVSVGSLAGLSHSVSTINNQVALTVANDYVGGTLATLNNTATITSANTGLYVATTGTIGTVTNSGTFGGAQFGVNNRGSIGSFANSGLITNSNFTAFWNQGTIGQLVNTGTISNSSWAILNSNTISTLTNSGVIAGGGNAIQNNAVITLLDNSGTMSGGSNVIAGNFGTIVNSGVMRGNVNGNGGTIGTIIGGSNGTVGTFTGASGTLQGTIGMSMPTLTFASGALLLNNSITAAGTLAASGATVLNSGADITLSTIVSVDAKFTQTAGSLNLGTAGKLAVTQAASITGGSVLVGGFSSTSTYLVGSNSRTLVSGGVGSTYTGVNVSIAGAFTGLAATASTSGTNLLMAVANNYVGDTQVSITNTATITGVTNALYVANTGSIGTFTNSGQLTGTSNGGSNNGSIGSFVNDGLISGSEKGMGNQSTITSLTNSATGTITGGTAAGLQNDTSMGTITNAGLISSGSAGFANYGTLGLLSNSGSINGGPQGIYNSGSISTISNTGRMTAPQSAIGLSGTVGSLTNSGFIGGGINGINLEGSLGTLINEAGGTLGSNTALYISGTLGGFSNSGIVSGNIVNASSRALTITGGTGTVTGTLTGANPANRGSITNTSSNLVFASGNLLVNDNINVGTNTVTNSGAALSMGSQISVTGNFSQTGGSLALSGAGKLVVSGVANLAGASITRKADCLTSGSTYLAGSVGCTLVAGGAGSDYTGATVTVAEGFDGLALVKAVDANNLLLSIGNYYVGGSYGSITNAGTISGTDTPLYVAAAGSLGSFTNSGVLDGSISGGLNKGSIGLLANSGTIMGAAGFNNISGASIATLSNLGIMTGGLGGAAIVNGGSIGSLINAQGGGSITALTYSGNLPGAYLDYVVSGSQYGQLALSSPVGTLADFEVAAGSTLSYGATYASVISGLGTVEGQDATVVGTFLQDTVLYDWNLVNVGGGVWDLVVEDLITAPTKENVTAVNQTAVVTSFAQQFDGSAVLGQLFQMRAAAEATPDESLRISSSGAPAPRMNGFAIAQGAIARYDATAETEGFDAQAIGLTFGTAHQLSDADARIGVFGSLFTSESSNQRTSDRVDSKGVGLFGDTALGGGLRLEGYLAYYRQSHDISRSLAGYVYTASPDGDAFNAYAKISSNGLKFANGLSIKPYLALSYTQQSTDAYDEAGIGDAPLQVGADSTWNAGTSIGATVSTNVQLANGMTLSPTLDAAWIHAVRDGERSVATSFLGSGDIFDATVAGVDQNYGRITASFNLSVQDNLNVSLDYTTNVMQDGYGSQGSVQLKAKLRF from the coding sequence ATGTCGCGGATCAAATTCAACCGGGCATTGCTCGGAACTACCGCGCTTATCGTTGTTTCCGTTGCGGTCAATTTGCCTCAGCCGACCTGGGCCGACCCGATCACGGTATCGACCTCCGAGGCCTCGGTCAGCAATGCAGATACGATCAGCGGGGGCGAGACCGCGCTGATCGTGACAAACACCGGCAGCATCGGCACCTTTACCAACACGGGCACGCTGTCGGGGACGCCGAACGGCGGATCGAACAACGGCAGCATCGGCAGTTTCGTCAACGACGGGCTGATCAGCGGCAGCGAAAAGGGGATGGGCAACCAGTCCACCATCACCAGCCTGACCAACAGCGCGACCGGCACCATCATGGGCGGCACCGCCGCAGGCCTGCAAAACGACACCTCGATGGGCACGATCACCAATGCGGGCGTGATCTCGTCGGGGTCGGCGGGCGCTGCGAACTACGGCACCTTGGGGCTGCTGTCCAACAGCGGCAGCATCAGCGGCGGACCGCAGGGCCTGTTTAACTCCGGCTCGATCACCTCGATCACCAACTCGGGCAGACTGACGGCCCCGCAATCGGCCATCGGCCTCAGCGGTTCTGTCGGATCGCTCACCAACAGCGGCTTCATCGGCGGCGGCAGCAACGGCATCAACCTCGAAGGCTCGCTCGGAACGCTGGTTAACGAAGCCGGCGGCACCTTGGGCGGCAACTTCGCGCTCTCCCTCTCGGGCAGCCTCGGCGGGTTCTCGAACAGCGGCATAGTGTCGGGCATCATCGTAAACACCTCGTCGAACGCGCTGACGATCTCGGGCGGGGCGGGAACCGTCACCGGCACGCTGACCGGTGCGATCCCCTCCAACCGTGGCAGCATCGTGAACACGCTGTCGAACCTCGTGTTCACCGGCGGCAACCTGCTGCTCAACGACAATATCAACGCCACCGGCCACACGGTTTCCAACACCGGCGCCAACCTTTCGATCGCGAACTCGATCAATATCGCAGGCGCCTTCAGCCAAAGCGCGGGCACGCTGAACATCGACCTGATTTCGGGGAGACTGGCCATATCGGGCGCCGCCACGCTTTCGGGCGGCACCATCATGTCGTCGTTCCAAAGCACCGGCAATTACCTGGTCGGTACGCGAACCCTTGTCAGCGCAACAAGCCTGAACCTCAGCGGGGCGACCGTCTCGGTCGGCTCACTGGCCGGACTTTCCCATTCGGTCAGCACCATCAACAACCAAGTGGCGCTGACGGTCGCGAATGACTATGTCGGCGGCACGCTCGCGACACTCAACAACACCGCGACGATCACCAGCGCGAACACCGGGCTTTATGTGGCCACGACCGGCACCATCGGCACGGTGACCAATTCAGGCACCTTTGGTGGCGCGCAATTCGGCGTGAACAACCGCGGCAGCATCGGCAGCTTTGCCAACAGCGGCCTGATCACCAACAGCAACTTCACCGCGTTCTGGAACCAGGGCACCATCGGCCAACTAGTCAACACCGGCACAATCTCGAACAGCAGCTGGGCCATCCTGAACAGCAACACGATTTCGACGCTGACCAACAGCGGTGTAATTGCGGGCGGGGGCAACGCGATCCAGAACAATGCCGTGATCACCCTGCTCGACAACAGCGGCACCATGTCGGGCGGAAGCAACGTCATCGCGGGCAACTTCGGCACGATCGTCAACAGCGGCGTGATGCGCGGCAACGTCAACGGAAACGGCGGCACGATCGGCACGATCATCGGTGGCAGCAATGGCACGGTCGGCACCTTCACCGGTGCGAGCGGCACGTTGCAGGGGACCATCGGCATGTCGATGCCCACCCTGACCTTTGCTTCGGGCGCATTGCTGCTGAACAATTCGATCACTGCCGCCGGCACCCTTGCGGCAAGCGGTGCGACAGTGCTGAACAGCGGGGCTGATATCACCTTGTCGACCATCGTTTCGGTCGATGCCAAATTCACCCAGACCGCAGGCAGCCTGAACCTGGGAACCGCAGGCAAACTGGCCGTCACGCAGGCGGCCAGCATCACCGGCGGATCGGTCTTGGTCGGAGGGTTCTCATCGACGAGCACCTATCTGGTCGGCTCGAACAGCCGGACGCTGGTATCGGGCGGCGTAGGCTCGACCTACACGGGCGTGAACGTCTCGATCGCGGGCGCCTTTACCGGACTGGCCGCCACCGCTTCGACCAGCGGAACCAACCTGCTGATGGCCGTCGCAAACAACTACGTCGGCGACACCCAAGTCTCGATCACCAACACCGCAACGATCACAGGTGTGACCAACGCGCTTTACGTGGCGAACACCGGCAGCATCGGCACCTTTACCAACAGCGGACAGTTGACCGGAACGTCGAACGGCGGGTCGAACAACGGCAGCATCGGCAGTTTCGTCAACGACGGGCTGATCAGCGGCAGCGAAAAGGGGATGGGCAACCAGTCCACCATCACCAGCCTGACCAACAGCGCGACCGGCACGATCACGGGCGGTACCGCCGCAGGGCTGCAAAACGACACCTCGATGGGCACGATCACCAATGCGGGGCTGATCTCGTCGGGTTCGGCGGGATTTGCGAACTATGGCACCTTGGGGCTCTTGTCCAACAGCGGCAGCATCAACGGCGGACCGCAGGGCATTTACAACTCTGGCTCCATCTCGACGATCAGCAACACGGGCAGGATGACGGCACCGCAATCGGCCATCGGGCTTAGCGGGACTGTCGGGTCACTTACCAACAGCGGTTTCATCGGCGGCGGCATTAATGGCATCAACCTCGAAGGATCGCTGGGAACGCTGATCAACGAAGCCGGCGGCACCTTGGGCAGCAACACCGCGCTTTACATATCGGGCACGCTGGGCGGGTTCTCGAACAGCGGCATCGTATCGGGCAACATCGTGAACGCCTCGTCGCGCGCCCTGACGATCACGGGCGGAACGGGCACTGTCACCGGCACGCTGACAGGTGCGAACCCCGCCAATCGTGGCAGCATCACGAACACTTCGTCGAACCTTGTCTTTGCCAGCGGCAACCTGCTGGTGAACGACAACATCAACGTCGGGACCAACACGGTCACCAACTCGGGTGCTGCGCTGTCGATGGGCAGCCAGATAAGCGTCACAGGCAACTTCAGCCAAACCGGCGGATCGTTGGCGCTGTCTGGCGCAGGCAAACTGGTGGTGAGCGGTGTCGCAAATCTGGCGGGTGCAAGCATCACCCGCAAGGCGGATTGCCTGACGTCGGGCAGTACCTATCTGGCCGGATCGGTGGGCTGCACGCTGGTCGCCGGTGGCGCGGGGTCTGACTATACCGGCGCGACCGTCACCGTGGCCGAGGGCTTTGACGGGTTGGCACTGGTCAAAGCGGTCGACGCAAACAACCTGCTCTTGTCCATCGGCAACTATTACGTCGGCGGCAGCTACGGGTCGATTACCAACGCGGGCACGATCAGCGGGACGGACACGCCGCTATACGTCGCAGCGGCGGGCAGTCTGGGCAGCTTCACCAACAGCGGTGTGCTTGACGGGTCGATCTCGGGCGGCCTGAACAAGGGCAGCATCGGGCTTTTGGCAAACAGTGGCACCATCATGGGCGCGGCCGGTTTCAACAATATTTCCGGCGCATCCATCGCAACGCTGTCCAACCTTGGCATCATGACCGGCGGGCTGGGTGGGGCCGCCATCGTCAACGGTGGCAGCATCGGCAGCCTGATCAACGCGCAGGGCGGCGGATCGATCACCGCGCTGACCTATTCGGGCAATCTGCCGGGCGCCTATCTCGATTACGTCGTGTCAGGCAGCCAATACGGCCAGCTTGCCCTGTCGTCACCCGTCGGTACGCTTGCCGATTTCGAAGTGGCGGCCGGGTCGACCCTCAGCTACGGGGCGACCTATGCCAGCGTCATCAGCGGGCTGGGCACGGTCGAGGGGCAGGACGCGACGGTGGTCGGAACCTTCCTGCAGGATACGGTCCTTTATGACTGGAACCTTGTGAATGTCGGTGGCGGTGTCTGGGACCTTGTCGTCGAAGACCTGATCACAGCCCCGACGAAGGAAAATGTGACCGCCGTCAACCAGACCGCGGTCGTCACAAGTTTCGCGCAGCAATTCGATGGCAGCGCCGTTCTCGGCCAGCTTTTCCAGATGCGCGCTGCGGCGGAAGCGACGCCCGACGAAAGCCTGCGCATATCGAGCAGCGGTGCCCCAGCGCCACGGATGAACGGCTTTGCCATCGCGCAGGGTGCCATCGCCCGCTATGACGCCACGGCCGAAACCGAGGGTTTCGATGCACAGGCGATCGGCCTGACCTTTGGCACAGCGCATCAGCTCAGCGATGCAGACGCGCGCATCGGCGTGTTCGGGTCGCTTTTCACCAGCGAAAGCTCCAATCAGCGCACCTCTGACCGCGTAGATTCAAAGGGTGTGGGCCTGTTCGGCGATACCGCCTTGGGCGGGGGCCTGCGACTTGAAGGCTATCTTGCCTATTACCGCCAATCCCACGACATCAGCCGCAGCCTTGCGGGCTATGTCTACACCGCGTCACCCGATGGCGATGCCTTCAACGCCTATGCGAAGATTTCGAGCAACGGTTTGAAATTCGCAAACGGCTTGTCGATCAAGCCCTATCTGGCCCTGTCCTACACGCAGCAATCGACCGATGCCTATGACGAGGCCGGGATTGGTGACGCGCCCCTGCAAGTCGGTGCCGACAGCACATGGAACGCCGGTACCTCCATCGGGGCTACGGTTTCGACCAATGTCCAACTGGCTAACGGCATGACCCTGTCCCCGACACTCGACGCAGCCTGGATCCATGCCGTGCGCGACGGTGAACGTTCGGTCGCAACGAGCTTCCTAGGCTCTGGCGACATCTTTGACGCAACCGTTGCGGGTGTGGACCAGAATTACGGCCGCATCACCGCATCCTTCAACCTGAGCGTTCAGGACAATCTGAATGTGTCGCTGGATTATACGACCAACGTGATGCAGGACGGTTACGGCAGTCAGGGCAGCGTGCAACTGAAGGCAAAGCTTCGGTTCTAG
- a CDS encoding glycosyl transferase family 8, whose product MTLAAVEERARSLLASGRGAEAEAIIAPLLADGTGPVSLWALLAQALRVQGRVLDAKPIQEMLVDALPGQYSARFDLSETLLLLGEFDRGWREYRFRYSLAHTAAIERKVQRPRWDGRPIPGQTLLIHDEQGYGDTFQFMRMVAWAKERSQANVVLEINHDMASIASRMKGFDAITLRGQLPPPFHTHCEMMSLPAAMRLQLADLPGTPMPYLSALPERRAVWRARLAPYAGLKVAFLWAGRPTHFNDANRSMSLAALAPLGQEGVTFFSIQKGPTEGDALSPPHGMEMVSLSPEIADFEDTAAILSEVDLLISIDSSPVHLAGALGVPVWVMLPMLPDWRWLLGREDSPWYPSARLFRQTEWGRWDQVIAQVAAALAERKSLA is encoded by the coding sequence GTGACGCTTGCGGCAGTCGAGGAACGCGCCCGCAGCTTGCTTGCATCCGGACGGGGGGCCGAAGCTGAAGCGATCATCGCGCCCTTGCTGGCAGATGGCACAGGTCCGGTCAGCCTTTGGGCGCTGCTGGCACAGGCGTTGCGCGTTCAGGGCCGCGTGCTTGACGCCAAACCCATTCAGGAAATGCTGGTCGACGCCCTGCCGGGGCAATACTCGGCACGGTTCGACCTGTCGGAAACCCTGCTTTTGCTCGGCGAATTTGACCGCGGCTGGCGCGAATACCGCTTCCGCTACAGCCTTGCCCATACCGCAGCCATCGAACGCAAGGTGCAGCGCCCGCGCTGGGATGGCCGCCCCATTCCGGGCCAGACGCTGCTGATCCATGACGAACAGGGGTATGGCGACACCTTTCAGTTCATGCGTATGGTCGCTTGGGCCAAAGAGCGCAGTCAGGCCAATGTCGTGCTCGAGATCAATCACGACATGGCCAGCATCGCGAGCCGGATGAAGGGCTTTGACGCCATCACCCTGCGCGGGCAACTGCCGCCGCCTTTCCACACCCACTGCGAAATGATGAGCCTGCCCGCCGCGATGCGGTTGCAACTGGCCGATCTGCCGGGCACGCCGATGCCCTATCTTTCGGCCCTGCCCGAACGCCGCGCGGTCTGGCGCGCGCGTCTTGCGCCCTATGCGGGGCTGAAGGTGGCCTTCCTCTGGGCGGGCCGTCCCACCCATTTCAACGATGCCAACAGGTCGATGTCTCTGGCGGCGCTGGCCCCGCTTGGACAAGAGGGCGTGACGTTCTTCTCGATCCAGAAAGGGCCGACCGAGGGCGATGCCCTGTCCCCGCCACACGGCATGGAGATGGTCAGCCTAAGCCCTGAAATCGCCGATTTCGAGGATACCGCAGCCATACTGTCCGAGGTCGATCTGCTGATCTCGATCGACAGTTCGCCGGTGCATCTCGCGGGTGCGCTTGGGGTTCCCGTCTGGGTTATGCTGCCCATGCTGCCGGATTGGCGCTGGCTGCTGGGTCGCGAGGATTCACCTTGGTATCCCTCGGCCCGTTTGTTCCGGCAGACCGAATGGGGCCGGTGGGATCAGGTCATCGCGCAGGTCGCCGCGGCGCTGGCCGAACGCAAGTCGCTTGCATAG
- a CDS encoding tetratricopeptide repeat-containing sulfotransferase family protein yields MTSANNDLTIEQALAQAHGHWQAGQADQAERLCQQVLAIWPGQADALHLMGLMAHAYGNLDLAIDHLRRACLAPRAPAVYVSNLAEMCRQAGQLADAEQAGRRAVAMDNTLVAGWNNLGIILQEAGKLEESLTCLERVTALQPNSPEAHNNLGNTLKRLGRLDQAQGHYRQALALAPQYSEAMSNLSNLLTDLGQFDAALGMARQAIEENPRLSDAYINAAAVEVSRDRYPEALRWVDALLSYAPVHANGLSVRSTVLRRMGRLDEALAEARRAVAASPQSGEALNILGEALQALDQTDEALAAFDKAAGTIGFAAEKAMVNRGVVLMEQGDTQAAKAAFDAVLVRHPRSASAWFNMADLHRFAPGDPAIAAMEALVAPGAVQSQNDRTALHFALAKAWMDAGDAERAFAYMDEGNRQKRATFAYDAQAIDAWFSQIIASFPPELVQRPKAAVAGSGLAVFVVGMPRSGTTLIEQILASHPAVRGAGELGVLPALVGQSGGWPALAGQLTEQSESALGQAYLDAIRHLAGNRARLVDKMPSNFMYAGLINRILPDATIIHVRRDAVDTCLSCYSKLFTREQLFSYDQAELALFYRGYMRLMDHWRAILPPDRFIEVAYEDVVADIETEARRLVAFCGLDWNPACVDFHQTRRTIRTASLNQVRQPIYSGSVGRWRPYASQIAVLLDGLGIDADATVRAKVAP; encoded by the coding sequence ATGACCAGCGCGAATAACGATCTGACCATCGAACAAGCTTTGGCGCAGGCGCATGGCCATTGGCAGGCTGGTCAGGCCGATCAGGCCGAGCGTCTGTGCCAGCAGGTGCTTGCGATCTGGCCGGGGCAGGCCGATGCGCTGCACCTGATGGGTCTGATGGCCCATGCCTATGGCAACCTCGACCTTGCGATCGACCATCTGCGCCGCGCCTGCCTCGCGCCGCGTGCGCCTGCGGTCTACGTCAGTAACCTTGCCGAGATGTGCCGTCAGGCCGGCCAACTGGCCGATGCCGAACAGGCGGGGCGGCGCGCGGTCGCGATGGACAACACACTGGTTGCAGGGTGGAACAACCTCGGGATCATCCTGCAAGAAGCGGGCAAGCTGGAAGAAAGCCTGACCTGCCTTGAACGGGTGACAGCGCTTCAGCCCAACTCGCCCGAGGCGCATAATAATCTGGGCAACACGCTCAAACGCTTGGGGCGGCTCGATCAGGCGCAGGGGCATTACCGGCAGGCGCTTGCGCTTGCGCCGCAATATTCCGAGGCGATGAGCAACCTGTCCAATCTGTTGACCGATCTGGGGCAGTTCGATGCGGCGCTTGGCATGGCGCGGCAGGCGATCGAGGAAAATCCCCGCCTGTCGGACGCCTATATCAACGCGGCTGCGGTCGAGGTGTCGCGCGACCGCTACCCCGAAGCCCTGCGCTGGGTCGACGCCTTGCTAAGCTATGCCCCCGTCCATGCCAACGGGCTGTCGGTGCGCTCGACGGTGCTGCGCCGCATGGGCAGGCTGGACGAAGCCCTGGCTGAGGCGCGGCGCGCCGTGGCCGCCTCCCCGCAAAGCGGCGAGGCGCTGAACATTCTGGGCGAGGCGCTGCAGGCGTTGGACCAGACCGACGAAGCCTTGGCGGCGTTTGACAAGGCGGCGGGCACGATCGGGTTCGCGGCGGAAAAGGCGATGGTGAACCGCGGTGTCGTGCTGATGGAGCAGGGCGACACGCAGGCCGCCAAGGCTGCGTTCGATGCGGTGCTGGTGCGGCACCCCCGTTCTGCCTCGGCCTGGTTCAACATGGCCGACCTGCACCGCTTTGCGCCGGGCGATCCTGCCATCGCAGCGATGGAGGCGCTTGTCGCCCCCGGCGCGGTGCAATCGCAAAACGACCGCACGGCGCTGCACTTCGCGCTCGCCAAGGCGTGGATGGATGCGGGCGATGCCGAGCGCGCCTTTGCCTACATGGACGAAGGCAACCGCCAGAAGCGGGCGACCTTTGCCTATGACGCGCAAGCCATCGATGCTTGGTTCTCGCAGATCATCGCCAGCTTTCCGCCCGAACTGGTGCAGCGTCCGAAAGCAGCCGTCGCAGGCAGCGGGCTTGCCGTCTTTGTGGTCGGTATGCCGCGTTCGGGGACGACGCTGATCGAACAGATCCTCGCCTCGCATCCGGCGGTGCGGGGGGCGGGCGAGTTGGGCGTGCTGCCCGCGCTGGTCGGCCAGTCGGGCGGTTGGCCAGCATTGGCGGGCCAGTTGACCGAACAAAGCGAAAGCGCGCTGGGGCAGGCCTATCTTGATGCCATCCGCCACCTTGCGGGCAATCGGGCGCGGCTGGTCGACAAGATGCCGTCGAACTTCATGTATGCGGGTCTGATCAACCGCATCCTGCCAGATGCCACGATCATCCACGTCCGCCGCGATGCGGTCGACACCTGCCTGTCGTGCTATTCCAAGCTTTTCACCCGTGAACAGCTTTTCAGCTACGATCAGGCCGAGCTTGCACTGTTCTATCGGGGTTACATGCGACTGATGGACCACTGGCGCGCGATCCTGCCGCCGGATCGGTTCATCGAGGTGGCTTACGAAGATGTCGTCGCCGACATCGAGACCGAAGCGCGGCGGCTTGTCGCGTTTTGCGGTCTGGACTGGAACCCCGCCTGTGTCGATTTCCACCAGACCCGGCGTACGATCCGGACGGCCAGCCTGAATCAGGTGCGCCAACCGATCTATTCGGGCAGTGTCGGGCGCTGGCGCCCCTATGCCAGCCAGATCGCCGTACTGCTTGACGGGCTTGGCATCGACGCCGACGCAACCGTCAGGGCCAAGGTGGCCCCGTGA
- the rfaE2 gene encoding D-glycero-beta-D-manno-heptose 1-phosphate adenylyltransferase, translated as MVTAKVETAGPLILVVGDVMIDRYIFGDTTRISPEAPVPVVRAGAEEIRAGGAANVAANVAALGVACRLLTICGDDGAAVELNGLMARQGVTLDCVTDKGQRTTEKIRLISGVQQIARIDHDCTVTDAARATLAARFEALLDGVGAVIFSDYAKGVLTALPELLAIAAQRGVATFVDPKPVDPARYRGAFLLKPNMAEFQALFGSCPPDRIVDRARSALDEMGLDHMLITRGAKGILLVSRDGEVVDRPTQALEVFDVTGAGDTIIAALVVGLVQGLSMATAIDQANIAASIAVSRRGTYVVTRGDLDERLYRREHFMTKLVPLAMLCDRIARARETGARVVFTNGCFDVLHAGHVRLLAEAKRQGDILIVGLNSDASVRRLKGAPRPVNALADRAEVISGLAAVDHVVVFEDDTPLALIQALRPDVLVKGGDYTPDSIVGADVVRQSGGRVMTVPLLPGRSTTATLGALGR; from the coding sequence ATGGTTACCGCAAAGGTCGAAACTGCAGGGCCGCTTATCCTTGTGGTCGGCGATGTCATGATCGACCGCTATATTTTCGGTGATACCACCCGCATTTCGCCCGAGGCTCCGGTTCCCGTCGTCCGCGCCGGAGCCGAGGAGATCCGGGCTGGCGGTGCCGCAAACGTCGCCGCGAACGTGGCTGCACTGGGGGTCGCGTGTCGCCTGCTCACCATCTGCGGTGATGATGGCGCGGCAGTCGAATTGAACGGATTGATGGCGCGGCAGGGCGTCACGCTCGATTGCGTCACTGACAAAGGCCAGCGCACCACCGAGAAGATCCGCCTGATTTCGGGCGTGCAGCAGATTGCACGTATCGATCATGATTGCACCGTGACCGATGCCGCCCGCGCCACGCTTGCCGCACGGTTCGAGGCGCTGCTTGACGGGGTCGGCGCGGTGATCTTTTCCGATTACGCCAAGGGTGTGTTGACAGCCTTGCCCGAGCTTCTGGCCATCGCGGCGCAGCGGGGGGTGGCTACATTCGTCGACCCAAAGCCGGTTGACCCTGCCCGCTATCGGGGGGCGTTCCTGCTCAAACCGAACATGGCCGAGTTTCAGGCGCTGTTCGGAAGTTGCCCGCCTGACCGGATCGTCGACCGTGCCCGCAGCGCGCTTGACGAGATGGGGCTTGACCACATGCTGATCACACGCGGGGCAAAGGGCATTTTGCTGGTGTCGCGCGACGGCGAGGTGGTCGACCGCCCGACACAGGCGCTTGAAGTGTTCGACGTGACCGGCGCGGGCGATACCATCATCGCAGCGCTTGTCGTGGGGCTGGTGCAGGGGCTGAGCATGGCGACCGCCATCGATCAGGCCAATATCGCGGCAAGCATCGCCGTTTCACGGCGCGGCACCTATGTGGTGACGCGCGGTGATCTGGACGAACGCCTGTACCGGCGCGAGCATTTCATGACCAAGCTGGTTCCGCTTGCCATGCTGTGCGACCGGATCGCGCGTGCGCGGGAAACGGGCGCGCGCGTCGTTTTCACCAATGGCTGCTTTGACGTGCTGCACGCGGGCCATGTGCGCCTGCTGGCCGAGGCCAAGCGTCAGGGCGACATCCTGATCGTGGGGCTAAACTCTGACGCGTCGGTGCGCCGTCTAAAGGGGGCGCCGCGTCCGGTCAACGCGCTGGCAGACCGTGCCGAGGTCATCAGCGGGCTTGCCGCCGTCGATCATGTCGTGGTCTTCGAAGACGACACGCCGCTTGCCTTGATACAGGCGCTGCGCCCCGATGTGCTGGTCAAAGGGGGCGACTATACGCCCGACAGCATCGTGGGGGCCGATGTCGTGCGCCAGTCCGGCGGGCGGGTGATGACCGTGCCGCTTCTGCCCGGCCGGTCGACAACGGCGACGCTGGGGGCCTTGGGCCGATGA